CAGCGTCTGGGTTCCTGGACTGCCGGGGTGTTGGTCCCAAGGAGCCACCGAGGCTGAGGCGTTGTCGAACATTCAGGTGGCCATCGCCGAGTACTTGGCTGTTCGTGACGACTTGCTGCTCGGGGCGG
This genomic stretch from Gemmatimonas sp. harbors:
- a CDS encoding type II toxin-antitoxin system HicB family antitoxin, which codes for MTYKVAIAHDEDGVSVWVPGLPGCWSQGATEAEALSNIQVAIAEYLAVRDDLLLGADVREVEVAA